Proteins encoded by one window of Pyxidicoccus trucidator:
- a CDS encoding pirin family protein — protein sequence MQTLVPSRSLSQERASPFLLLDYHPRHDYPALAEGQRGVGWHPHRGFETVTLAFEGSVAHRDTAGHAGVIGPGDVQWMTAASGILHEEYHEHGFSRRGGAFHMLQLWVNLPRARKMDAPGYQPITAEQIPIVPVGGENNTSTVRVIAGAYGDARGPARTFTPITLLDVKLTAGTALEVPVPSHHNVLVLVAGGRVSTDGDSLTPGALAVFANEGEHLALRAEEDAHLLVLAGEPIREPIVHVGPFVMNTEREILQAIHDFEEGRFGEVPTDEAPRS from the coding sequence GTGCAGACCCTCGTCCCGAGTCGGAGCCTCTCCCAGGAGCGGGCCAGTCCCTTCCTGTTGCTCGACTACCATCCTCGCCACGACTACCCGGCGCTGGCTGAAGGTCAGCGCGGCGTCGGCTGGCACCCTCACCGGGGCTTCGAGACGGTCACCCTGGCTTTCGAGGGGTCCGTCGCGCACCGGGACACCGCGGGCCATGCGGGCGTCATCGGGCCGGGCGACGTGCAGTGGATGACGGCCGCGTCCGGCATCCTCCACGAGGAGTACCACGAGCACGGCTTCTCCCGTCGCGGAGGCGCGTTCCACATGCTGCAGCTCTGGGTCAACCTTCCTCGCGCGAGGAAGATGGACGCGCCGGGCTACCAGCCCATCACCGCGGAGCAGATTCCCATCGTCCCGGTCGGAGGTGAGAACAACACCAGCACGGTCCGGGTCATCGCCGGAGCGTACGGAGATGCCCGAGGGCCCGCGCGAACCTTCACGCCGATCACACTGCTCGACGTGAAGCTCACCGCGGGCACGGCGCTCGAAGTGCCCGTGCCCTCGCATCACAATGTCCTCGTGCTAGTCGCCGGTGGTCGGGTCTCGACCGATGGTGACTCGCTCACCCCGGGGGCGCTCGCAGTCTTCGCCAACGAGGGCGAACACCTCGCACTGCGCGCCGAGGAGGACGCGCACCTCCTCGTCCTCGCGGGGGAGCCCATCCGTGAGCCCATCGTCCATGTGGGGCCCTTCGTCATGAACACCGAGCGCGAAATCCTCCAGGCCATTCACGACTTCGAGGAGGGGCGCTTCGGCGAGGTCCCCACGGACGAGGCGCCGCGGAGCTGA
- a CDS encoding LysR family transcriptional regulator, with product MLESVTIDQLRTLRAVAEEGSFTAAARRLGQGQPAVSQAMKRLEKQLGLRLFDRSGRVPRLTAKGEAVVAAAERLHDDLAVFQTLIGRIKSGAETKLSLAVDAMFPTSALLAFIHEFAETHPGVELALEIEFLAAVTSLVRERRATLGIAGTDVDLSGLEQRPIAHLRMIPVAAPSHPLAAGKDVITDERLASAVQIVLTERTPAGQPGSSDRGVFSTRTWRVADLMTKHALIAGGLGWGHEPEHLVREDLAAGRLVELRLAAWEGGLPPLRSLALVRRKGSLLGPVATWASNRLTSLCQEALGAAPHHTR from the coding sequence GTGCTCGAAAGCGTCACAATTGATCAGCTCCGGACGCTCCGCGCGGTCGCGGAGGAGGGGAGCTTCACCGCGGCGGCCCGCCGGCTCGGACAGGGCCAGCCCGCGGTCAGCCAGGCGATGAAGCGGCTCGAGAAGCAGCTCGGCCTGCGCCTCTTCGACAGGAGCGGCCGGGTTCCCCGGCTGACCGCGAAGGGGGAGGCCGTCGTCGCCGCGGCGGAGCGGCTTCACGATGACCTCGCCGTCTTCCAGACGTTGATTGGCCGCATCAAGAGTGGAGCGGAGACGAAGCTCTCGCTCGCGGTCGACGCCATGTTCCCGACGAGCGCGCTGCTGGCCTTCATCCACGAGTTCGCCGAGACACACCCCGGCGTGGAGCTGGCGCTCGAAATCGAGTTCCTCGCGGCGGTGACCTCGCTCGTGCGGGAGCGGCGGGCCACGCTCGGCATCGCGGGGACAGATGTGGACCTCTCGGGGTTGGAGCAACGTCCCATCGCCCACCTGCGGATGATTCCGGTCGCCGCGCCGTCACATCCCCTGGCAGCGGGGAAGGACGTCATCACGGATGAACGACTTGCCTCCGCCGTGCAGATCGTCCTCACGGAGCGCACTCCGGCTGGCCAGCCCGGCTCCTCGGACCGGGGCGTCTTCTCGACCCGGACGTGGCGGGTCGCCGACCTGATGACGAAGCATGCGCTCATCGCGGGCGGGCTTGGCTGGGGCCACGAGCCCGAGCACCTCGTCCGTGAGGACCTCGCGGCGGGGCGGCTCGTGGAATTGCGGCTCGCGGCCTGGGAGGGCGGGCTGCCACCGCTGCGCTCGCTTGCCCTCGTCCGTCGCAAGGGCTCACTGCTCGGGCCCGTGGCGACGTGGGCCTCCAATCGCCTCACGAGCCTCTGCCAGGAAGCGCTGGGCGCCGCACCCCATCACACGAGGTGA
- a CDS encoding MBL fold metallo-hydrolase encodes MKALHRKELHGWSRFDEARNLDFHSVLWVRPEGNVVFDPLPLSAHDAAHLRSLGGVAWAVLTNSEHVRATRELVADFGAKVAGPRAESETFPLKCDRWLADGETLVPGLVALELHGSKTPGELAFLLEDTTLLTGDLIRGQVGGRLNLLPDAKLKDAARARASVRGLLARTRIDAVLVGDGWPVFRGGHAALEELVAALPHDT; translated from the coding sequence ATGAAAGCCCTGCACCGCAAGGAACTCCATGGATGGTCCCGCTTCGACGAGGCGCGCAACCTGGACTTCCATAGCGTCCTCTGGGTTCGCCCTGAGGGAAACGTGGTCTTCGACCCGCTCCCACTGTCCGCGCATGATGCCGCGCACCTGCGCTCGCTGGGCGGGGTGGCGTGGGCCGTGCTGACCAATTCGGAGCATGTGCGCGCCACGAGGGAGCTGGTCGCCGACTTCGGTGCGAAGGTGGCCGGCCCCCGCGCCGAGTCCGAGACCTTTCCCCTGAAATGCGACCGGTGGCTCGCCGACGGTGAGACGCTCGTGCCCGGCCTGGTGGCGCTGGAGCTGCACGGCTCCAAGACGCCCGGCGAGCTGGCCTTCCTCCTGGAGGACACGACGCTGCTGACGGGAGATCTCATTCGCGGCCAGGTGGGCGGCCGGCTCAACCTCCTGCCGGACGCGAAGCTGAAGGACGCGGCCCGTGCGCGAGCCTCGGTCCGTGGGCTGCTGGCCAGGACGCGCATCGACGCTGTGTTGGTGGGGGACGGCTGGCCGGTGTTCCGCGGCGGGCACGCGGCCCTGGAAGAACTGGTAGCCGCGCTGCCCCACGACACCTGA
- a CDS encoding Kelch repeat-containing protein → MHRRLPFLAAVLITLAACTSQPTGAVQFAASVSQALSSNDITRVRVTVSASDMPSHVVELAKSNGVWGGLIGNLPADSNRSFLAEAFDSSGTLRFQGQTGGVTITANQTTAVALTLQEVTPPPAYGNEAPVIESVVASTTSVPTGGTLTLTGAAQDPNPGDSLTYTWTATGGTFSAASAASTSWTAPSATGVQTLTLSVMDSQGTAISLSLAINVVSGASTGEVAVAISFNLSPVVSKVSASLNRLDAGQSTVLSASISDADGDALSYQWTASCPGTWTAATSSAASFVPSSVPSSACNNCRLTLTVQDGRGGQSTGTLNLCVTSASTERFAPVFTHFYQSSTAASPGQSVAFDVTAMDPQASAMTFAWSTNLGSLASEQTTATTSHVVWTPTSCAQAGVTPSVTAVVTNAYGRSASKTFAVSGLPTCGPSGWSSAGTMTSPRRSHTATLLPTGKVLIAGGNNASGSLSQAELYDPNTKGWSATPPMTSARYGHTATRLPSGKVLVTGGINGSTSLRQAELYDAATNTWSSAADMTSARSSHSATLLSSGKVLIVGGYSGSAHLSTAEVYDPATNAWSPAGTLSTARRSHTATLLSSGKVLVSGGGNENLVSTAEAYDPATNAWSPAGTLSTPLTYHSATLLPSGKVLATGGWFTIARAYAQLYDPATNAWSSTTYMSIGRSLANATLLPSGKVLVSAGDYSPNYPLGSAEVYDPATSTWASAGSMVSARYSFTATLLPSGQVLCVGGYNGAYVASAELYTP, encoded by the coding sequence ATGCACCGACGTCTCCCTTTTCTCGCCGCCGTGCTGATTACCCTCGCAGCCTGCACCTCTCAGCCGACCGGCGCTGTTCAGTTCGCCGCCTCCGTGTCCCAGGCACTCTCCTCCAATGACATCACCCGCGTCAGGGTGACTGTCTCCGCCTCTGACATGCCTTCCCATGTCGTCGAGCTGGCCAAATCCAATGGCGTATGGGGCGGCCTCATCGGCAACCTCCCCGCTGACTCCAACCGCTCCTTCCTCGCCGAGGCCTTCGACTCCTCTGGCACCCTTCGCTTCCAGGGCCAGACGGGGGGCGTCACCATCACCGCCAACCAGACGACAGCCGTGGCACTTACCCTCCAGGAGGTAACGCCCCCTCCTGCCTATGGCAATGAGGCCCCCGTCATCGAGTCCGTCGTCGCGTCCACCACCTCCGTCCCGACGGGAGGCACTCTCACCCTCACCGGGGCGGCCCAGGACCCCAATCCGGGGGATTCCCTCACCTATACCTGGACCGCCACGGGCGGCACTTTCTCCGCCGCCAGCGCGGCCTCCACCTCTTGGACGGCGCCCTCCGCCACCGGCGTCCAGACCCTGACCCTCTCCGTGATGGACTCCCAGGGGACCGCCATCTCCCTCTCCCTCGCCATCAACGTCGTCTCCGGCGCCAGCACCGGCGAAGTCGCCGTCGCCATCTCATTCAACCTCTCCCCCGTCGTCTCCAAGGTCTCCGCCTCGCTCAACCGCCTGGACGCGGGCCAGTCCACCGTGCTCTCCGCCAGCATTTCCGATGCGGATGGGGATGCCCTCTCCTATCAGTGGACCGCCTCCTGCCCGGGCACCTGGACAGCTGCGACGTCCAGCGCCGCCTCCTTCGTCCCCTCCTCCGTCCCTTCCAGCGCCTGCAACAACTGCCGGCTTACCCTCACGGTCCAGGACGGTCGCGGGGGGCAAAGCACGGGGACCCTCAACCTCTGCGTCACCTCCGCCTCCACCGAGCGCTTCGCGCCTGTCTTTACCCACTTCTACCAATCCTCCACCGCAGCCTCCCCGGGCCAGAGCGTCGCGTTTGACGTCACCGCGATGGACCCGCAGGCCAGCGCCATGACGTTTGCCTGGAGCACCAACCTCGGCTCGCTGGCCTCGGAGCAGACGACCGCCACCACCAGCCACGTCGTGTGGACGCCAACTTCGTGCGCGCAGGCGGGCGTCACCCCCTCCGTCACCGCGGTCGTCACCAATGCCTACGGCCGATCTGCCTCCAAGACCTTCGCCGTCTCCGGGCTGCCGACATGTGGACCCAGCGGGTGGTCGTCCGCAGGCACCATGACGTCCCCCCGCCGCAGCCACACCGCCACCCTGCTTCCCACGGGCAAGGTGCTCATCGCGGGAGGCAACAATGCTAGCGGCAGCCTCTCCCAGGCCGAGCTGTATGACCCGAACACCAAGGGCTGGTCCGCCACCCCCCCCATGACCTCGGCGCGCTACGGCCACACCGCCACCCGGCTCCCCTCCGGCAAGGTGCTCGTTACGGGGGGTATCAATGGCAGCACCTCTCTCCGCCAGGCGGAGCTGTACGACGCGGCCACCAATACCTGGTCCTCCGCCGCCGACATGACCAGCGCCCGCAGCAGTCACAGCGCCACCCTGCTCTCATCTGGCAAGGTGCTCATCGTGGGGGGCTACTCGGGCAGCGCCCACCTCTCCACCGCGGAGGTGTACGACCCAGCCACCAATGCCTGGTCCCCCGCCGGAACCCTGAGCACGGCTCGCCGCAGCCACACCGCCACCCTGCTCTCCTCTGGCAAGGTCCTCGTCTCGGGGGGCGGGAATGAAAACCTCGTCTCCACCGCGGAAGCGTACGACCCGGCCACCAACGCCTGGTCCCCCGCCGGAACCCTGAGCACGCCGCTCACCTACCACTCCGCCACCCTGCTCCCCTCCGGCAAGGTGCTCGCCACGGGCGGCTGGTTCACCATCGCCCGCGCCTACGCGCAGCTGTACGACCCGGCCACCAACGCCTGGTCCTCGACCACCTACATGTCCATCGGCCGCTCGCTCGCCAACGCCACCCTGCTTCCCTCCGGCAAGGTGCTCGTCTCGGCGGGAGACTACAGCCCCAACTACCCCCTGGGCTCCGCCGAGGTGTACGACCCAGCCACCAGCACCTGGGCGTCCGCCGGCTCCATGGTCTCGGCGCGCTACTCCTTCACCGCCACCCTGCTCCCCTCCGGCCAGGTGCTCTGCGTGGGGGGATACAATGGGGCGTACGTCGCTTCGGCGGAGCTCTACACGCCCTGA
- a CDS encoding MBL fold metallo-hydrolase — MEVRFYGVRGSIAVSGSRIGGNTACVEVTSQGHRLILDAGTGIRALGEVMMREGAPQKATMFFSHLHWDHVQGFPFFTPAYLPTSELTMYGPGANGAQALQSELAAQMQPPHFPVPLSTMRSRMDFRSALHAQPVEVGPFKVTPIDVPHPQGCLAYRVEADGHSFVYATDVEVRMQDLAPEVARLFDGVDVLCLDAQYTPDEYEGRKGMPKKGWGHSTMMDAAGVAKLVNARRLCLFHHDPAHPDEVLEDMAEQARSLFPVVEPAREGQRLVLGHAA; from the coding sequence ATGGAAGTCCGCTTCTACGGGGTTCGGGGCAGCATCGCGGTGTCGGGCTCGCGCATTGGCGGCAACACGGCGTGCGTGGAGGTGACGAGCCAGGGCCACCGGCTCATCCTCGACGCGGGCACGGGCATCCGGGCGCTGGGCGAAGTCATGATGCGCGAGGGCGCTCCCCAGAAGGCCACCATGTTCTTCTCGCACCTGCACTGGGACCATGTGCAGGGCTTCCCCTTCTTCACGCCTGCGTACCTGCCCACGTCGGAGCTGACGATGTACGGCCCCGGCGCCAACGGCGCTCAGGCGCTCCAGTCCGAGCTGGCGGCGCAGATGCAGCCGCCGCACTTCCCGGTGCCGCTGTCCACCATGCGCTCGCGGATGGACTTCCGCTCCGCGCTGCACGCGCAGCCGGTGGAGGTGGGCCCGTTCAAGGTGACGCCCATCGACGTGCCGCATCCGCAGGGGTGCCTCGCGTACCGCGTGGAGGCGGACGGCCACTCGTTCGTCTACGCCACGGACGTGGAGGTGCGCATGCAGGACCTCGCCCCCGAGGTGGCGCGCCTCTTCGACGGCGTGGACGTGCTGTGCCTGGACGCCCAGTACACGCCCGACGAGTACGAGGGCCGCAAGGGCATGCCCAAGAAGGGCTGGGGCCACTCGACGATGATGGACGCGGCGGGCGTGGCGAAGCTGGTGAACGCGCGCCGGCTGTGCCTCTTCCACCACGACCCGGCGCACCCGGACGAGGTGTTGGAGGACATGGCCGAGCAGGCCCGCTCGCTCTTCCCGGTCGTCGAGCCCGCGCGTGAGGGCCAGCGGCTCGTCCTCGGCCACGCGGCCTGA
- a CDS encoding sigma 54-interacting transcriptional regulator, which yields MPSGCYGEAAAFVLPPLPPMPHPPADITQVLLPFGGLVGREVDLDAFLQTLMDRIATTMQADRGTLWLLDPARRELFSRAAHLPEVSQIRVKLGQGVAGTVAEMGQAINVPDPRGERRFFADIDRMTGYRTTSLLAVPLRDADGALYGVLQVLNRRGGDTFTADDTERLTAIASQVSTALQSTSLYQELQRAKDQPQAPVGYFFNRIIGESPQLQTIYRLVRKAAPTDATVLLRGESGSGKELFARAVHVNGPRRDQPFIKVDCAALPATLIENELFGHERGAYTGADHRMPGKFEAATGGTVFIDEIGELPLPVQGKLLRVLQDREFERVGGTQAVKVDVRIVAATHRDLARMVAEGRFREDLYYRIKVVEVVLPPLRERGAEDIERLARHFVAAVAKRHRLQPPRLSPAALERLKRYRWPGNVRELENCIESAVVLCEGEILEEHLPLPNLDRAAPASVSAAPASGEDRVASEAAAGGSAEAGLLPLAEVERRHILRVLDAVKGNRTAAARVLEIGRNTLSRKLKEYGLGDEA from the coding sequence ATGCCCTCCGGATGCTATGGTGAAGCCGCGGCGTTCGTCCTTCCGCCGCTGCCCCCCATGCCCCACCCGCCCGCGGACATCACCCAGGTCCTCCTCCCCTTCGGCGGCCTTGTCGGGCGGGAGGTGGACCTCGACGCGTTCCTCCAGACGCTGATGGACCGCATCGCCACGACGATGCAGGCGGACCGGGGCACGCTGTGGCTGTTGGACCCGGCGCGCCGCGAGCTGTTCAGCCGCGCGGCGCACCTGCCGGAGGTGTCACAGATTCGCGTCAAGCTGGGCCAGGGCGTCGCCGGCACCGTGGCCGAGATGGGCCAGGCCATCAACGTGCCGGACCCGCGCGGCGAGCGCCGCTTCTTCGCGGACATCGACCGGATGACGGGCTACCGCACCACCAGCCTGCTGGCGGTGCCCCTGCGCGACGCGGACGGCGCCCTCTACGGCGTGCTCCAGGTCCTCAACCGGCGCGGCGGAGACACCTTCACCGCGGACGACACAGAGCGGCTCACCGCGATTGCCTCGCAGGTGAGCACCGCGCTGCAGAGCACCAGCCTCTACCAGGAGCTCCAGCGCGCCAAGGACCAGCCCCAGGCGCCCGTCGGCTACTTCTTCAACCGCATCATCGGCGAGTCTCCCCAGCTCCAGACCATCTACCGACTGGTGCGCAAGGCCGCGCCCACCGACGCCACGGTGCTGCTGCGTGGAGAGAGCGGCAGCGGCAAGGAGCTGTTCGCCCGCGCCGTCCACGTCAACGGCCCCCGGAGAGATCAGCCCTTCATCAAGGTGGACTGCGCCGCGCTGCCGGCCACGCTGATTGAGAACGAGCTGTTCGGCCACGAGCGGGGCGCCTACACCGGCGCGGACCACCGCATGCCCGGCAAGTTCGAGGCGGCCACCGGCGGCACGGTGTTCATCGACGAGATTGGCGAGCTGCCCCTTCCGGTGCAGGGCAAGCTGCTGCGCGTCCTCCAGGACCGCGAGTTCGAGCGCGTGGGTGGCACCCAGGCGGTGAAGGTGGACGTGCGCATCGTCGCCGCCACGCACCGGGACCTCGCCCGCATGGTGGCGGAAGGACGCTTCCGCGAGGACCTCTACTACCGCATCAAGGTGGTGGAGGTGGTGCTGCCGCCCCTGCGCGAGCGCGGCGCGGAGGACATCGAGCGGCTCGCGCGTCACTTCGTCGCCGCCGTGGCCAAGCGCCACCGGTTGCAGCCGCCCCGCCTCAGCCCTGCGGCGCTGGAGCGCCTCAAGCGCTACCGCTGGCCCGGCAACGTGCGCGAATTGGAGAACTGCATCGAGAGCGCGGTGGTGCTGTGCGAGGGCGAAATCCTCGAGGAGCACCTGCCGCTGCCCAACCTGGACCGCGCGGCGCCCGCTTCCGTCTCCGCCGCTCCCGCGTCGGGTGAAGACCGCGTCGCGAGCGAGGCCGCTGCCGGTGGCTCCGCCGAGGCCGGCCTCCTGCCGCTGGCGGAGGTGGAGCGGCGCCACATCCTGCGCGTGCTGGACGCGGTGAAGGGCAACCGCACGGCGGCGGCGCGGGTGCTGGAGATTGGCCGCAACACGCTGTCGCGAAAGCTCAAGGAGTACGGCCTGGGCGACGAGGCCTGA